In one window of Gemmatimonadota bacterium DNA:
- a CDS encoding OmpW family protein has translation MRGVRVGLTLGLALLGAASVQAQEHHPWLIRARGVVIAPSASSKPKGLDVNTNATMEVDIGRMLTPHLSIELILATSGHEVKAGNTSLGSANVLPPTLLLQFRPLASGASPYIGAGVNMTYFYGQSGGLQDLDLTTSIGYAGQAGIDIPLGGRGSFNLDAKYVYIKTDVKSGSTKVYELKINPLVIGAGFGYRF, from the coding sequence ATGCGTGGTGTGCGCGTCGGCCTTACCCTCGGTCTTGCCCTGCTCGGTGCCGCCAGTGTGCAGGCGCAGGAGCATCACCCCTGGCTCATCCGGGCCCGCGGCGTCGTGATCGCCCCGAGCGCCTCCAGCAAGCCGAAGGGGCTCGACGTCAACACCAACGCGACGATGGAAGTGGACATCGGGCGGATGCTGACCCCGCACCTCTCGATCGAGCTGATCCTGGCGACGTCCGGGCACGAGGTGAAGGCCGGCAACACCAGCCTCGGCAGCGCCAACGTCCTGCCCCCGACCCTGCTGCTGCAGTTCCGCCCGCTGGCCAGCGGCGCCTCGCCGTACATCGGCGCGGGCGTGAACATGACCTATTTCTACGGGCAGTCCGGCGGCCTGCAGGACCTCGACCTGACCACCAGCATCGGCTACGCCGGCCAGGCCGGGATCGACATCCCGCTGGGCGGCCGGGGCTCGTTCAACCTCGACGCCAAGTACGTGTACATCAAGACGGACGTGAAGTCCGGCAGCACCAAGGTCTATGAACTGAAGATCAACCCGCTGGTGATCGGCGCGGGCTTCGGGTACCGCTTCTAG
- a CDS encoding Rrf2 family transcriptional regulator has translation MLLSRTSEYALQALIHLAVQPTGQPVLNRDVARHLGLPAPYLTKILKGLVQRGLVQSHKGRGGGYAIQRAALDVTVREVVELVEGPSVFQGCLLGLKVCADATACPVHHAWAPLKASMLGLLDRRTVGSMADAVRAGKYRLVPPPGGAAPRRRGAGHAGKRRGHSKGI, from the coding sequence ATGCTCCTCTCCCGGACCAGCGAGTATGCGCTCCAGGCCCTGATCCACCTGGCGGTGCAGCCGACGGGTCAGCCGGTGCTCAACCGCGACGTCGCGCGCCACCTCGGCCTGCCCGCTCCCTACCTCACCAAGATCCTGAAGGGGCTGGTGCAGCGCGGCCTGGTGCAGTCGCACAAGGGCCGCGGCGGCGGCTACGCGATCCAGCGAGCCGCCCTCGACGTCACGGTCCGTGAGGTCGTGGAGCTGGTCGAGGGGCCGTCGGTGTTCCAGGGGTGCCTGCTGGGCCTCAAGGTGTGCGCCGACGCCACCGCGTGCCCGGTGCATCACGCATGGGCGCCCCTGAAGGCCAGCATGCTGGGGCTGCTCGACCGGCGTACCGTCGGCTCCATGGCGGACGCGGTGCGCGCCGGGAAGTACCGGCTGGTGCCGCCGCCGGGGGGAGCGGCGCCGCGCCGCCGGGGGGCGGGGCACGCGGGGAAGCGTCGCGGGCATTCTAAAGGGATCTAA